In Pleuronectes platessa chromosome 5, fPlePla1.1, whole genome shotgun sequence, a single genomic region encodes these proteins:
- the tmprss5 gene encoding transmembrane protease serine 5 — protein MTFSQKLQSVSGKIQSCILLNGKWCVHCERDRPLYLRRRPTDDHGHRCLFLRTVCGEKMSLDGDTLSVIENPTAVSHPFHSEKTAGVAGTKRVQGWLKGIHSTTHAHRLVRLLAALCAVGLLGGLAVGVWFLVKLLLRPSSSQSAVGLGDTKETTFCNVTEDISISDPRKVFYRISPENSLLEIQLGKLPTWLPVCYERWNSSLGTLVCRQLGYLRLTKHKGVNLTDIGPNYTDGFIQITSEHKGRLENMWQFRGSCVTGKVIALQCFECGTRAKLPRIIGGVEATLGRWPWQVSLYNSNRHTCGGSIITSQWVVTAAHCVHNYRLPQVSSWVVYAGIVTRSSAKMPQHTGHAVEKIIYNKNYNHRSHDSDIALMKLRTPLNFSDTIRPVCLPQYDYDLPGGTQCWISGWGYTQPDGVQSPDTLKEAPVPIISTKKCNSSCMYNGEITSRMLCAGYTEGKVDACQGDSGGPLVCQDENVWRLVGVVSWGTGCAEPNHPGVYTKVAEFLGWIYNMIEDY, from the exons ATGACCTTTTCTCAGAAGCTACAAAGTGTCTCAG GGAAAATCCAGAGTTGCATTCTGTTAAATGGCAAATGGTGCGTCCACTGCGAGCGGGACAGACCTCTCTACCTCCGGCGCAGGCCCACCGATGACCACGGACACCGCTGCCTTTTCCTCAGGACTGTATGCGGGGAAAAAATG AGTCTTGATGGAGACACATTATCAGTGATCGAGAACCCGACGGCCGTCAGTCATCCTTTTCACTCGGAGAAAACCGCAGGAGTCGCAGGGACCAAAAGAGTGCAGGGCTGGTTAAAAGGGATTCATTCTACGACTCACG CTCACAGGCTGGTGAGGCTGCTGGCAGCGCTGTGTGCAGTTGGGCTCCTGGGAGGTTTAGCTGTAGGTGTCTGGTTTCTAG TCAAACTCCTGCTGAGGCCTTCCTCCTCCCAAAGTGCAGTGGGACTCGGGGACACAAAGGAGACGACTTTCTGCAACGTGACAGAGGACATTTCCATCTCCGACCCCAGGAAAG TGTTTTACAGAATCAGCCCGGAGAACTCCCTCCTGGAGATCCAGCTGGGGAAGCTGCCCACCTGGCTGCCCGTGTGTTACGAGCGGTGGAACTCTTCGCTGGGAACGCTGGTCTGCAGACAGCTGGGTTATCTGAG ACTGACCAAGCATAAAGGAGTGAACCTAACAGACATCGGGCCAAACTACACGGATGGCTTTATACAAATTACCTCGGAGCACAAGGGCAGACTGGAGAATATGTGGCAATTCAG ggGGAGCTGTGTCACAGGGAAGGTTATCGCCTTGCAATGTTTTG AGTGTGGGACACGAGCAAAGTTGCCCAGGATAATCGGGGGAGTGGAGGCGACGCTGGGCAGGTGGCCGTGGCAGGTCAGCCTCTACAACAGCAACCGTCACACCTGCGGAGGCTCCATCATCACCAGTCAATGGGTAGTCACAGCGGCCCATTGTGTGCACAA CTACAGGCTGCCTCAGGTCTCCAGCTGGGTGGTGTATGCCGGCATTGTCACGCGCAGCTCGGCTAAAATGCCTCAGCACACAGGACACGCCGTGGAGAAGATCATCTACAACAAGAACTACAACCACAGGAGCCACGACAGTGACATAGCCCTGATGAAACTGCGGACGCCGCTGAATTTCTCAG ATACTATCAGGCCGGTCTGCTTGCCTCAGTACGACTATGATCTTCCAGGAGGTACGCAGTGCTGGATTTCCGGATGGGGATACACACAACCTGACGGAG TCCAGTCACCCGACACCCTAAAAGAGGCACCAGTTCCCATAATTAGCACAAAGAAGTGTAACAGCTCCTGCATGTACAATGGAGAGATCACGTCACGGATGCTTTGTGCCGGATACACAGAGGGAAAAGTGGACGCATGTCAG GGGGACAGCGGGGGGCCCCTGGTTTGCCAGGATGAAAATGTCTGGAGGCTGGTAGGGGTCGTCAGCTGGGGGACAGGATGTGCTGAGCCCAACCATCCGGGAGTTTACACCAAAGTGGCGGAATTCTTGGGATGGATCTACAACATGATTGAG GATTACTGA
- the pih1d2 gene encoding PIH1 domain-containing protein 2 has protein sequence MSSAGRKEDVLQQVSRLWSMMDELSTSDPAAYRKLIQTQLEEGAGFSCPPELDSCLCSEMLEPNKGLLYLNICSWKRVPAPQDPSKPLPLCSGKLETGTSESQDLYTVLDVALNPAVLESDKKDKSDLYTLALTFAQQQHGLRLSQQYTVITCSPQSSQGDLNRRLGFQQWPTNASKQPDTVSQTPASLLQQIASLRSEQQDDEPAAQIICKPAENKKKDLIQVISSTSVQPQKPRHRLEVKTDTAGVPRSVELTVELPTVHSTSDCQLRISKEDVLLEVEDVCYLLLDFPVAVNEDTASAVFNKKKRQLAVKVDVL, from the exons ATGTCCTCGGCCGGACGCAAAGAGGATGTCCTGCAGCAGGTGTCCCGGCTGTGGTCCATGATGGACGAGCTGTCCACCAGTGACCCCGCAGCTTATCGCAAGCTCATCCAGACTCAGCTGGAGGAGGGCGCGGGGTTCAGCTGCCCGCCGGAGCTCGACTCGTGTCTTTGCTCTGAGATGCTG GAGCCGAACAAGGGGTTATTGTATCTCAACATATGCAGCTGGAAACGTGTGCCGGCGCCTCAGGATCCCAGCAAGCCATTACCTTTATGTTCAGGGAAACTGGAAACAGGCACAAGTGAAAGTCAAG acTTGTACACTGTGTTGGATGTGGCCTTAAACCCTGCAGTGCTGGAATCAGATAAGAAGGACAAATCTGATTTGTATACCCTGGCCCTGACCTTtgcccagcagcagcatgggTTGAGGTTATCTCAGCAGTACACTGTCATCACATGTAGCCCACAAAGTAGTCAAGGTGACCTGAACCGCCGCCTTGGATTTCAGCAGTGGCCCACCAACGCCTCCAAACAACCCGACACAG tcagTCAAACCCCAGCTTCCCTCCTGCAGCAGATCGCCTCCCTGCGCTCGGAGCAACAAGACGACGAGCCGGCTGCACAAATTATCTGCAAGCCCGCGGAGAACAAGAAGAAGGATCTCATCCAGGTCATCTCCAGCACTTCTGTGCAGCCTCAGAAGCCAAGGCACCGGCTGGAGGTGAAAACTGATACAGCGGGGGTTCCTCGCAGCGTGGAGCTGACAGTGGAGCTGCCAACGGTTCACTCCACGTCAGATTGCCAGCTGAGGATTTCCAAG GAAGATGTGTTATTGGAAGTGGAGGATGTTTGCTATTTGCTCCTGGACTTTCCAGTAGCTGTGAATGAAGACACTGCGTCTGCCGTCTTTAACAAGAAGAAACGACAGCTTGCAGTGAAGGTGGATGTTCTGTGA
- the dixdc1a gene encoding dixin-A, with the protein MGAKQMKCLSSASPAHSPKEEYVITQFSDTLKEEAVHDQAEDHGDPREDKSELTEKKSVAEEVSLCGLCPSLGHNMQEEEKSWDEQLDAHQEHLEKEMQEARRMVFRLQALLLHGSLPEEDQVGSVSFGENRANAEQQLVLIRSRLDQSVEEALDLKRDLLRHKQEVRHVQAIKDALQQRLAVQEDAVLQLKQELLRSNMAKDQLEGENVELKHKLSEQNKLLSEYEQQLGRKERILQQQQQKLEDAQHKAHGVSLARSYRSESGGYSNSVASTSPPSFQHTAPGDELQLVREALRSLRDSFSGHDPQHHTLDTLEQGMSSLMERLHTFDTQRRQDRGEEFKSPGRRANPTDRESWPMSSKMAHSHSSPGLDSTVSTKVLYFTDRSLTPFLINIPKRLGEVTLRDFKAAVDRQGSFRYHFKALDPEFGTVKEEVFQDGAVVPGWEGKIVAWVEEDHGERR; encoded by the exons TCTCAGCTCGGCCAGCCCTGCTCACTCCCCCAAAGAGGAGTATGTCATCACCCAGTTCAGTGACACCCTtaaagaggaggccgtccacgaTCAGGCCGAGGACCATGGGGACCCCCGAGAAGACAAATCTGAGCTGACAGAGAAGAAATCTGTCGCAG AGGAGGTGTCCCTATGTGGATTGTGTCCCTCCCTCGGGCACAatatgcaggaggaggagaagtcctGGGACGAGCAGCTGGACGCCCACCAGGAGCATCTGGAGAAAGAGATGCAGGAGGCCAGGAGGATGGTGTTCCGCCTCCAG GCGCTGCTGCTGCACGGCTCCCTCCCTGAGGAGGACCAGGTTGGATCCGTGAGCTTCGGAGAGAACCGAGCGAACGCTGAACAGCAGCTG GTTCTGATCCGCAGTCGTCTGGACCAAAGCGTGGAGGAGGCCCTTGATCTCAAG AGGGATCTcctgagacacaaacaggaGGTGCGTCACGTCCAGGCCATCAAG GATGCTCTGCAGCAGCGCCTGGCAGTGCAGGAGGACGCCGTCCTGCAGCTCAAGCAAGAACTGCTGAGGTCCAACATGGCCAAAGATCAGCTGGAAGGGGAAAAT GTGGAGCTCAAACACAAGCTGAGCGAACAGAACAAATTGCTCAGTGAATATGAG CAGCAGCtcgggaggaaggagagaatactgcagcagcagcaacaaaagCTGGAGGACGCTCAACATAAAGCACACGGAGTCAGCCTCGCACGG TCATACAGGAGTGAAAGTGGTGGTTACAGTAACTCAGTGGCTTCAACATCTCCTCCATCATTCCAACACACTGCGCCG ggagACGAGCTGCAGCTGGTCAGGGAGGCTCTCCGTAGTTTGAGGGACAGTTTTTCCGGCCACGATCCCCAGCATCACACCCTGGACACTCTGGAGCAGGGCATGTCCAGCCTCATGGAACGATTACACACCTTTGACACGCAGCGCAGACAGGACAGAGgg GAGGAATTCAAATCACCGGGACGCAGAGCCAACCCGACAGACCGGGAGTCCTGGCCGATGAGCTCGA AAAtggcacactcacacagcagcCCGGGGTTGGATTCCACCGTTTCAACCAAAGTGCTCTACTTCACCGATCGCTCGCTCACTCCATTTCTGATCAACATCCCAAAAAG gCTGGGCGAGGTGACACTGCGAGATTTCAAGGCGGCTGTGGACAGACAAGGCAGTTTCAGATACCACTTCAAGGCCCTTGACCCGGAGTTTGGCACAGTGAAAGAGGAG GTTTTCCAGGACGGAGCAGTGGTGCCTGGCTGGGAGGGGAAGATCGTGGCGTGGGTGGAGGAGGACCACGGAGAGCGGAGGTAG